CAAATTTCCAATCACTTATCATTCCCATGTAGCAGATTGTCTTACTAAACAGACTTTATGACTGTCATCTTAGCTGGCGGCAACATCACAACTAAAGTAATATTGTATAGTTTTCACAAATAAATGACAGACAACATTAACACAATTCATAGTAATATCATACTCTATTGTTTCCAACAGTCCCAAGTAAATAGTTGCTTGGCAAAACAGTTGGCCATTCTACTTGTGATGGTCCTAGATGGGATACATTTTCTCTATTAAGCATTCAGTTTCTGTAAATAACCACATGCACAGTTCTTCATATAGAATGTATCACTTATCATTTCAAAGTGACAATGTTGAGCAGATATGCTGTCTTGACAGTACAGCTTTAGACATGAATAAAAAGACTCAGTATCATTTTGTTACTCTGTGTGTCTGGGGAGAAAGTACTGTAGTTCAAATATGCTGATTTGAAAAGTTATTTCCTAGTTTATCActaatttgttgtttatttttgtagGACTGCTGTTGGACATAGTGTTGGTAGCTGTGTTAAAAGCTGTGACACGCCGAAGACGTCCTGTGGCCAATAAATCGGACATGTTTGGAGTAGTTGGACCAGATAAGTTTTCATTTCCATCTGGACATGCATCCCGAGCTACAATGGTTGCGTGTTTCTTCCTGTGGGTGTGGCCTGTGCATTTTCTTTTCCAGGGACCTATTCTAGCATGGGCAGGCAGTGTCTGCCTGTCAAGGTTGCTGTTGCAGCGACATCACATTTTGGATGTAACAGCTGGTGTGCTGCTGGGTGTGTTTGAGACTTGGTTCATTTACAATATTGTCTGGTTGTCACAGGAGTCTGCCACTTGGGCAGTCTCGTGGCTTTCAGATGAGCGAACAGATGGAGGCAGCTACCATGTCTAGCCAGGTGCTACTAATTTCTGTCCATGAGCATGGGTATGTGAGTGTAAGTGAGAGCAGTCCTGAATTTAGCATCTAAACTATTAGCTCATTCTGTTATTAGAAGAAGAGGTAATAAGCAACACTgacttcagaaataaacaaagggtATAATTTGAATAATTGTATGGAAAATCAATTTTTATTACATCAGGAGCATTGCTAAGATATTCTTGTTTTAGAGAGCTTCAACTTTTCTTATTTGATCGCTTAAGTAAAGGTGGACAGTATACTTTTAAATAATTTGTTCACGCTAATTGTTTTATATGCATTATTTTAATGGGGGTTTTCCGTGAGAGGTGGCTTGGTACAAATACTTGAATCCATTAGGTTAAATTACTCCAAAAACTGCAACCACTGCCATATAATTGTTAAATGGGAGCTGCTGCTCCTCATATATTCTGTGTTGACAGCAAGAAAATGGAGCATCTGCTCATTGTTTATAAAAGTAGGAGCTACTGAGCAAGACAGTGATAAAACATAGTTGTTGTTTGAAGCATGAGGTTCACAATAACCATGTTTTGTTTGTTAGAAGCAACTAAAATTAGCAAAACTataaaaaagtgggggggggggttggtgcacTGCATTTATTATTAAGGAATATATAGTTCTCAGAGTTAATGGTAAGGTGCTGTCCACTTTGTACCAATTCAGTTTCTACAGCTAACAAGGATTTCCTGGACAGAGTTGATATTTTACTATGAAGTTGCTTTGTCATAAAAGCAAAGTATGTGTGTATAAGTGTGGTGAAAAGAATTCATTCTTCCAAAAACTTGAATATATAATTTGATATTGTTTCATATATTAAATGAATGGTCGTGCATATTTTGTCAAATTACAATTGGCATGCCTTCTTGTAGATAGAAATAgcatttttttaattgtgtgatGTAAAGAAGGTTTTGTCAATTGATGCATGTATATATATTCAATATAAGACTGTAAAAATCATCTCATTACAAAACTGACACTTGAAAACCAGGTTTGCAATCAAGTACCAAAGTATTTCAATAGTTTAACTACACAGAacaacagaaatgataatgttacaTGCTTTTGTTATGTACTGTAGTCACTAAAATGAAAGAATGTGGAACTTTTGCaacaatgtaaaaatgttcaaaagaaAGTGCTGTGATGTTTCAGTGTAATACGCTTAAACCAGTTCCTAataaataattacagctattatccTATGATAGAAGGTCACTGAGCTCATCAATTACAGAGGAGAAATTTGCTTAAAATGACAGCATCTCGAAtttaagatttttaaaatttaatttgtctTTTCATCTGCTCcaacagagagagagaaatgaaatgatcagtagtaaaaagagaattttacaTATGCCCTATTcagattttcagaacaaataatttttattgcaaCTGATCTATGTGTGAGTAATGTATTTAGATGACATGTACACTCTACCCATGTCCTCAGTACAGGGCGGCCCCTCTCATCCTGGGGTCTGAGTGACTTGCCTTTCACTTTCAACCTTCCCCAACATAACCCTCTCTCCTCCTGGAGGAAAAAACTAATAGTGTCAGACCCTAGGATAGTGTCATGTCTTTTACTTTCAGCACTAAACATTTCACCACCTGAAGGTAAGTACTGGTCAGCTGTtttgtctcataatttattagGTATTTACACTTTGATATGAAAAAGCTCTTTTTGTAACAAAATGTAAAATAGCTAGCACTGGATTGCATGTGTTTCAGAAAACTGTGTAAATACTTCTGTCGCATACTTCATAATCTTACAAAATGATACAAACAGTCTAAATGTTGTTGCAACTTTTGGTAACAGTTGTCCAAGCTTCTTTGTTGGATGATCTCCCACACTGCTTAGGGCAGCTGCAGACATTTCATCTCTCCTCCTAGCATTACTGTTGACATCTTTGCTTGCACAGAAATGATTCTAACTTACAAAGTACTGCCTGAcagaaattaaaatcaaatttccaCTGCGAAGAAATGGCTACTTTGCAGTAGCAAAACCCAATGGGAGAGAATAATGTGATTTGAATTTACATGATAACATATGCAAATTTACACAACAGAATTCAAAAATCTAACAAACATAAAATGGGGACATAAAATCACAAAATAATTACTagagttgacacacacacacacacacacacacacacacacacacacacacacacacacacactcttcaagCTTTAGCAAGccacaggaaagagggaaggacgaaaggatgtgggttttaagggagagggtaaggagtcaatcccaggaaagacttaccttatggggaaaaaaggacaggtatacacgcgcgcgcacacacacacacacacacacacacacacacacacacacacacacacaaacatctccagagttctgatacgGTACAAATTTGCTTCATGTTTTATAGAAATATCGCTACTCATTTCTCAAgttatcagaactccggagatgggaacttgccctttagtatatcctctcttcccgttacccaccagaccTCAACcttcactaatttcaagttgccgccgctcatacctcacctgtcattcaacaacatctttgcctctgtacttccgcctcgactgacatctctgcccaaac
This genomic stretch from Schistocerca cancellata isolate TAMUIC-IGC-003103 chromosome 5, iqSchCanc2.1, whole genome shotgun sequence harbors:
- the LOC126188155 gene encoding polyisoprenoid diphosphate/phosphate phosphohydrolase PLPP6; the protein is MGQKREIPPALQKLLALDVHLTNQFCIWANHFLPLRSLRIHYKFLEVSCHGVPWIAAWLAFIWLWDHPSLYQMQMNFLIGLLLDIVLVAVLKAVTRRRRPVANKSDMFGVVGPDKFSFPSGHASRATMVACFFLWVWPVHFLFQGPILAWAGSVCLSRLLLQRHHILDVTAGVLLGVFETWFIYNIVWLSQESATWAVSWLSDERTDGGSYHV